One Fusarium oxysporum f. sp. lycopersici 4287 chromosome 8, whole genome shotgun sequence genomic region harbors:
- a CDS encoding hypothetical protein (At least one base has a quality score < 10) yields MTLVARSPAERPKEPDPYLLSLPVREGGLGLPLHKELAQGLYQAAKETAKKILTGITSFFTSYPSLSTLEAQNPSQDQGKSAKEVFKELNEAKLETFLQDLPISYKQARLENASYLGRKWLRVLPTQKPHSFTDSETTEALRSRLFYPIKPLDLPCSACGAIASLGHEDTCKGASRRWIARHNAVNRAFVKALGSRPDLEVEIEPLVQQDSSLRADFAVTIGNSRYFYDIQIIAISKDSAKEDPYSTLKEAASEKRRKYQSLGAFFHPLIFSAGGLMDQETSQTYKKLQELLGPFAASQLDSTIGLTLTKTRAISAASIARDLPRRTHS; encoded by the coding sequence ATGACCTTAGTAGCTAGGAGCCCAGCTGAGCGTCCTAAAGAGCCTGATCCCTATCTCTTATCCCTTCCTGTAAGGGAAGGAGGTCTAGGGCTTCCTCTGCATAAGGAATTAGCCCAAGGCCTATATCAGGCTGCTAAGGAaacagccaagaagatccttACAGGTATCACTAGCTTTTTTACCTCTTACCCCTCTCTATCTACCTTAGAAGCCCAAAACCCTAGTCAAGACCAAGGGAAATCAGCTAAAGAGGTTTTTAAAGAGTTAAACGAGGCTAAGCTAGAAACCTTCCTCCAAGACCTCCCCATATCCTATAAGCAAGCCAGGCTAGAGAATGCTAGCTATCTAGGCCGCAAGTGGCTTAGAGTCTTACCTACACAGAAACCCCACTCTTTTACAGACTCTGAGACCACTGAAGCCCTTAGAAGCAGACTTTTCTATCCTATTAAGCCTCTAGACCTGCCCTGTAGTGCCTGTGGTGCTATAGCTAGCCTAGGTCATGAGGATACTTGCAAGGGAGCTAGCAGAAGGTGGATTGCAAGGCATAACGCTGTTAATAGGGCCTTTGTAAAAGCCCTAGGCAGCCGGCCTGACCTTGAGGTCGAGATCGAACCCCTAGTCCAGCAAGACTCCTCCCTCCGGGCTGACTTTGCAGTTACTATTGGAAATAGCCGCTACTTCTATGATATCCAAATCATAGCTATCTCCAAGGACTCTGCAAAGGAGGACCCCTATAGCACCTTGAAGGAAGCTGCTAGTGAGAAAAGGCGGAAATATCAGTCTCTTGGAGCCTTCTTCCACCCTCTTATCTTCTCAGCAGGCGGCCTTATGGATCAGGAGACCTCACAGACCTATAAGAAGCTCCAAGAGCTCTTAGGTCCCTTTGCAGCCTCACAGCTAGACTCAACTATCGGCCTTACCTTGACTAAGACTAGGGCTATCTCAGCTGCCTCTATAGCTCGAGATCTACCTAGGAGAACACACTCCTAG